In Halalkalicoccus subterraneus, a single genomic region encodes these proteins:
- a CDS encoding transcription initiation factor IIB family protein, with protein ANEIIETTAEKGLLSGKSPTGYAAAAIYAASLLCNEKKTQREVADVAQVTEVTIRNRYQEQIEAMGIHS; from the coding sequence AGCCAACGAGATCATCGAAACCACCGCCGAAAAGGGCCTGCTCTCGGGGAAGTCCCCGACGGGCTATGCCGCCGCGGCGATCTACGCCGCCTCGCTACTCTGTAACGAGAAGAAGACTCAACGCGAGGTCGCCGACGTCGCCCAGGTCACGGAAGTCACCATCCGGAACCGGTATCAAGAACAGATCGAAGCGATGGGGATCCACAGCTAA
- the nreA gene encoding DNA repair protein NreA: MRLDEYLEGFERDEAAERRRLAREKSYGITRYLDEVEDRFNDALSGDSLVGSTAPSIFVGHSNYPKVSTGLLSPVGDEDRASEYATDGEWYRQGLSIDDVVQRRTGLLNANRFTDVRSVGESPATDKTGSPNVHDVWDGFVGTQREVAIADRPVDVEIGLSDSRLDFDFPDGDTAAPRGPRTGAESATLTENPHVPRAVEKTLEDDDWRAEGAMSYLYRRGFDVYEINRILSAGALGEADTRRLVPTRWSITAVDDTVGKFLRGSIRSNPSVDETQVFSSEYMGNRYWAVLSPGNWEFELVEMKAPGSVWNPVGSDVWIASDHEGYEGRTGYVDGGTAGAYYATRLAALEYLEEIGRQAKVLVLRHVSDEYWAPVGVWQIRESVRDAFEGESGVAETFHEAVGGIEPHLPVSTGQLRRSSEMVAGVQASLADFAP; this comes from the coding sequence ATGCGACTCGACGAGTATCTCGAGGGGTTCGAGCGCGACGAGGCCGCCGAGCGCCGCCGGCTCGCCCGCGAGAAGTCCTACGGGATCACCCGCTACCTCGACGAGGTCGAGGACCGATTCAACGACGCGCTCTCGGGGGACTCGTTGGTCGGTTCGACGGCCCCCTCCATTTTCGTCGGCCACTCGAACTACCCGAAGGTGTCGACCGGCCTGCTCTCGCCCGTCGGTGACGAGGACCGTGCGTCGGAATATGCCACCGACGGCGAGTGGTACCGTCAAGGGCTCTCGATCGACGACGTCGTCCAGCGCCGGACTGGACTGTTGAACGCCAACCGATTCACCGACGTCCGCTCGGTCGGGGAGAGTCCGGCCACCGACAAGACGGGCTCGCCGAACGTTCACGACGTCTGGGACGGCTTCGTCGGCACCCAGCGGGAGGTCGCCATCGCCGACCGACCCGTCGACGTCGAGATCGGGCTCTCCGATTCACGGCTTGACTTCGATTTCCCCGACGGTGACACCGCCGCGCCACGGGGCCCGCGCACGGGCGCCGAATCCGCGACTCTCACCGAGAACCCCCACGTCCCCCGCGCCGTCGAAAAAACGTTAGAGGACGACGACTGGCGTGCCGAGGGCGCGATGAGCTATCTCTACCGACGAGGGTTCGACGTCTACGAGATCAACCGCATCCTCTCGGCGGGCGCGCTCGGCGAGGCCGACACTCGACGATTGGTCCCCACCCGCTGGTCGATCACCGCCGTCGACGACACCGTCGGGAAGTTCCTTAGAGGATCCATTCGCTCGAACCCGAGCGTCGACGAGACGCAGGTGTTCTCCAGCGAGTACATGGGCAATCGCTACTGGGCGGTCCTTTCTCCGGGCAACTGGGAGTTCGAACTCGTCGAGATGAAGGCACCGGGAAGCGTCTGGAACCCCGTCGGTTCGGACGTCTGGATCGCGAGCGACCACGAGGGCTACGAGGGCCGAACGGGGTATGTCGACGGCGGCACTGCAGGAGCGTACTACGCGACCCGGCTCGCCGCCCTCGAGTACCTCGAAGAGATCGGCCGGCAGGCGAAGGTGCTCGTGTTGCGCCACGTCTCCGACGAATACTGGGCGCCGGTGGGAGTGTGGCAGATCCGCGAAAGCGTGCGGGACGCCTTCGAGGGCGAAAGCGGGGTCGCCGAGACCTTCCACGAAGCAGTTGGCGGAATCGAACCGCATCTCCCCGTCTCGACGGGGCAGTTGCGGCGGTCCTCGGAGATGGTCGCGGGCGTGCAGGCCTCCCTTGCGGACTTCGCGCCCTGA
- a CDS encoding DUF302 domain-containing protein: MSLPIDPEQLTRADIGERSVTLNMDHDEAIEHVRQTFESAGFGVPVEFSPSDLLREKIDADRDPYYVLGACNPEMADKALEVTREIGALFPCNVVVWEVEPGLQQVYHVSIMKIARLNGIAPDNDDWEAVVDGTGRMVEEAFDDLETTDASGSGEEPRGRQGGKREGQGKHSGARRDDDE, encoded by the coding sequence ATGAGCCTTCCGATCGATCCGGAACAGCTCACCCGAGCTGACATCGGCGAACGAAGCGTGACGCTGAACATGGACCACGACGAGGCGATCGAGCACGTCCGACAGACGTTCGAATCGGCCGGCTTCGGCGTGCCCGTCGAGTTCTCGCCCTCGGACCTGTTGCGCGAGAAGATCGACGCCGATCGCGACCCCTACTACGTGCTCGGCGCGTGCAACCCCGAGATGGCCGACAAGGCCCTCGAGGTCACCCGCGAGATCGGTGCGTTGTTCCCCTGTAACGTCGTCGTCTGGGAGGTCGAGCCCGGCCTCCAGCAGGTCTATCACGTCTCGATCATGAAGATCGCCCGGCTGAACGGGATCGCCCCCGACAACGACGACTGGGAAGCGGTCGTCGACGGGACAGGGCGGATGGTTGAGGAGGCCTTCGACGACCTCGAGACGACCGACGCGTCCGGGAGTGGTGAGGAACCGCGTGGACGACAGGGCGGCAAACGCGAGGGACAGGGCAAGCACTCGGGTGCCCGGCGCGATGACGACGAATAG
- a CDS encoding CPBP family intramembrane glutamic endopeptidase: MAIAERLSWIQRALLVAGVVLVVWVSWGTTSITERVVRDTLLYLVIPLGLGLVHGRHIGWKIDRRAIRDTLLLSVFVLPFYLVGSTLPSVREFYPMWQTTPDLAFVPHAIQLFVLALATETYFRGLLCVGVRDLGAKCIFISPVLYTLLHVSKPPVELILSGPTDVLFGAVDYHADSILPSVVAHGGGLVLLDWLVLHEPLVSPDRVLQWLSWLPLPL; the protein is encoded by the coding sequence ATGGCGATCGCAGAGCGGCTCTCGTGGATTCAGCGCGCCCTGCTGGTCGCGGGGGTCGTTCTCGTCGTCTGGGTGAGCTGGGGGACGACATCGATCACCGAGCGGGTCGTCCGCGATACCCTGCTGTATCTGGTGATCCCGCTCGGCCTCGGGCTGGTCCACGGTAGACACATCGGCTGGAAAATAGATCGCCGGGCGATCCGCGATACGCTGTTGCTCTCGGTGTTCGTATTGCCCTTCTATCTCGTGGGTTCGACGCTCCCCAGCGTCCGGGAGTTCTACCCGATGTGGCAGACGACGCCCGACCTAGCGTTCGTCCCCCACGCGATCCAGCTGTTCGTCCTCGCGCTCGCCACCGAGACCTACTTCCGGGGGCTGCTCTGTGTCGGCGTCAGGGACCTCGGCGCGAAGTGCATCTTCATCAGCCCCGTCCTGTACACGCTGCTTCACGTCTCCAAACCCCCCGTCGAGCTGATCCTCTCGGGGCCGACGGACGTGCTGTTCGGCGCGGTCGACTATCACGCCGACTCGATCCTGCCCTCCGTCGTCGCCCACGGCGGCGGACTCGTTCTGCTCGACTGGCTCGTCCTCCACGAGCCGCTCGTTTCGCCCGACCGGGTTCTCCAGTGGCTCTCGTGGCTCCCCCTGCCGCTGTAG
- a CDS encoding DUF5789 family protein translates to MSDDEEEEEDAPLVELGEGADVDGAPIARVASRLNWPVQQSEIRRKEGDSVVRTPDGPQAVGELLDSVENPYFESRQEFVTACREVTGDGPIPTDE, encoded by the coding sequence ATGAGCGACGACGAAGAGGAGGAGGAGGACGCCCCGCTCGTCGAACTCGGCGAGGGTGCGGACGTCGATGGAGCCCCCATCGCGCGGGTCGCTTCCCGACTCAACTGGCCCGTCCAGCAAAGCGAGATCAGGCGCAAGGAGGGCGACAGCGTCGTCCGAACCCCCGACGGACCGCAGGCCGTCGGCGAACTGCTCGACTCGGTCGAGAACCCGTACTTCGAGAGCCGACAGGAGTTCGTCACCGCCTGTCGCGAGGTCACCGGTGACGGGCCGATACCGACCGACGAGTAG
- a CDS encoding GNAT family N-acetyltransferase, with amino-acid sequence MYVRGAKNRDEAWLLDEIERLDLDEAAFRSREYVVALDEESGEKAGFGRLRPHEEAAELTSLGVTDPWRGQGVGAHVVERLVEHAGDEGFETAYALAPEPDYLLQFGFEPVERSALPESLQARLEAKRERHDEVLAMGLDIDSFSMPDRLRERFKEASPVAEAGPDAESIPAEEFGIDPKSATYKYDTGRQ; translated from the coding sequence ATGTACGTCCGAGGTGCCAAGAATCGAGACGAGGCCTGGCTCCTCGACGAGATCGAGCGACTGGATCTCGACGAGGCGGCGTTTCGCTCCCGGGAGTACGTCGTCGCGCTCGACGAGGAATCGGGCGAGAAGGCCGGGTTCGGTCGACTGCGACCCCACGAGGAGGCGGCCGAGCTCACCAGCCTCGGCGTCACCGACCCGTGGCGCGGTCAGGGCGTCGGCGCGCACGTCGTCGAACGACTCGTCGAACACGCCGGCGACGAGGGGTTCGAGACGGCCTACGCGCTTGCACCAGAGCCCGACTACCTGCTCCAGTTCGGCTTCGAGCCGGTCGAGCGATCGGCGCTGCCCGAATCCCTCCAGGCGCGCCTCGAGGCGAAACGCGAACGTCACGACGAGGTGCTCGCGATGGGTCTGGATATCGACTCGTTCTCGATGCCCGACCGGCTCCGCGAGCGGTTCAAGGAGGCCTCGCCGGTCGCCGAGGCCGGTCCCGACGCGGAATCGATCCCGGCCGAGGAGTTCGGGATCGACCCCAAGAGTGCGACCTACAAGTACGACACCGGCCGTCAGTAG
- a CDS encoding acyl-CoA mutase large subunit family protein: MFDQKELESIREGKSQWEAETRGPTVERFGERKETFTTDTAGHEIDPLYTPDDVADLDYEEDLGFPGEDPYTRGVYSTMYRGRLWTMRQYAGMGSAVETNERYHYLMDQGQTGLSMAFDLPTQMGYDSDAEMAAGEVGKSGVAIDSLDDMRTVFEEIPLDEVSTSMTINAPAAVLLAMYIAVGDEQGVPREELRGTIQNDLLKEYIARNTYIYPPGPSMRIITDVFEFCAEEVPNFNTISISGYHIREAGASAAQELAFTLGNGIEYVEAALDAGQDVDEFAPQLSFFFNAHNDIFEEVAKFRAARRMWARIMEERFDASTEKAKQLKFHTQTAGSMLTAQQIENNVVRVAYQALAAVLGGTQSLHTNGKDEALALPTEKSVRTALRTQQILAHESGAADTIDPLAGSYYVEALTDELEEEAFELIREVDDRGGMLQAVEDQWVQRQIQDVAYERQREIEEGERVIVGVNEYEVSEEPEMDIEEVTEEDQQRQISRLEGVREGRDDEAVAEALAALETAAEGTENVMPPILDAVKAEATTGEICDVLRESFGEYHPGSAL, encoded by the coding sequence ATGTTCGACCAGAAGGAACTCGAATCGATCCGCGAGGGGAAATCACAGTGGGAGGCGGAGACGCGCGGGCCCACCGTCGAGCGCTTCGGGGAACGAAAGGAGACCTTCACGACCGACACCGCCGGCCACGAGATCGATCCCCTCTATACGCCCGACGACGTCGCGGATCTCGATTACGAGGAGGACCTCGGATTTCCCGGCGAGGACCCCTATACCAGGGGAGTCTACTCGACGATGTATCGCGGGCGCCTCTGGACGATGCGCCAGTACGCCGGCATGGGCAGTGCCGTCGAGACCAACGAGCGCTACCACTACCTCATGGACCAGGGCCAGACCGGCCTCTCGATGGCGTTCGACTTACCCACGCAGATGGGCTACGACTCGGACGCCGAGATGGCGGCCGGCGAGGTCGGCAAATCCGGTGTGGCGATCGATTCCCTCGACGACATGCGGACCGTCTTCGAGGAGATCCCCCTCGATGAGGTCTCGACGAGCATGACGATCAACGCGCCCGCGGCCGTCCTGCTCGCGATGTACATTGCCGTCGGCGACGAGCAGGGCGTCCCCCGCGAGGAACTCAGAGGAACGATCCAGAACGATCTCCTGAAGGAGTACATCGCCCGCAATACCTACATCTACCCGCCCGGTCCTTCGATGAGAATCATCACCGACGTCTTCGAGTTCTGCGCCGAGGAGGTGCCCAACTTCAACACGATCTCCATTTCGGGCTATCACATCCGCGAGGCCGGCGCCTCGGCGGCCCAAGAGCTGGCGTTCACCCTCGGAAACGGCATCGAGTACGTCGAGGCCGCGCTCGACGCCGGCCAGGACGTCGACGAGTTCGCCCCCCAACTGTCCTTTTTCTTCAACGCACACAACGACATCTTCGAGGAGGTCGCGAAGTTCAGGGCGGCCCGCCGGATGTGGGCGCGGATCATGGAGGAACGGTTCGACGCCAGTACTGAAAAAGCGAAGCAGCTGAAGTTCCACACCCAGACCGCCGGATCGATGCTGACCGCCCAGCAGATCGAGAACAACGTGGTTCGAGTGGCCTATCAGGCACTGGCGGCGGTACTGGGCGGTACCCAGAGCCTCCACACCAACGGCAAGGACGAGGCGCTCGCGCTGCCGACCGAGAAGTCGGTCAGGACCGCCCTGCGGACCCAGCAGATCCTCGCCCACGAGTCGGGCGCCGCCGACACCATCGACCCGCTTGCCGGCTCGTACTACGTCGAGGCGCTCACGGACGAACTCGAGGAGGAGGCCTTCGAGCTCATCAGAGAAGTCGACGACCGGGGCGGAATGCTGCAGGCCGTCGAGGACCAGTGGGTCCAACGGCAGATCCAAGACGTCGCCTACGAACGCCAGCGTGAGATCGAGGAGGGCGAGCGGGTCATCGTCGGCGTCAACGAGTACGAGGTGAGCGAGGAGCCCGAGATGGACATCGAGGAGGTCACCGAGGAGGACCAGCAGCGCCAGATCAGCCGGCTAGAGGGAGTCAGGGAGGGGCGCGACGACGAGGCGGTCGCCGAGGCGCTTGCGGCGCTCGAGACGGCCGCCGAGGGCACGGAAAACGTCATGCCTCCGATCCTCGACGCCGTAAAGGCCGAGGCGACGACCGGCGAGATCTGCGACGTGCTTCGCGAGAGCTTCGGCGAGTATCATCCGGGCAGCGCGCTGTGA
- a CDS encoding aldo/keto reductase codes for MDSPTSDDVATVNGMPMLGLGTWQNEDEEECAESVRAALETGYRHIDTAQAYGNEESVGEGIERAGVDREDVFLATKVWIENLEPEDVVESTEESLEKLGVDYVDLLYIHWPAGEYDPEDTFDALSTLVADGLVENVGVSNFEPEQLDDAREASDIDIFANQVECHPLLPQESLRAYADEHDIPLVAYSPLARGEVFDVPELEEIAEKHDASAAQVSLAWLREKGIAAIPKATGEEHIRDNWESLALELDAEDVEVIDGIDTQERQVDPDFAPW; via the coding sequence ATGGACTCACCGACCAGTGACGACGTAGCGACCGTGAACGGAATGCCGATGCTCGGGCTCGGCACCTGGCAAAACGAGGACGAAGAGGAGTGTGCCGAAAGCGTCCGAGCGGCCCTCGAAACGGGCTATCGCCACATCGACACCGCCCAGGCCTACGGCAACGAGGAGAGCGTCGGCGAGGGGATCGAGCGCGCCGGCGTCGACCGCGAGGACGTCTTCCTCGCGACGAAGGTCTGGATCGAGAACCTCGAGCCGGAGGACGTGGTCGAGAGCACCGAGGAGAGCCTCGAAAAGCTCGGCGTCGACTACGTGGACCTGCTGTACATCCACTGGCCGGCCGGCGAGTACGACCCCGAGGACACCTTCGACGCGCTCTCGACGCTGGTGGCCGACGGCCTCGTCGAGAACGTCGGCGTCTCGAACTTCGAGCCCGAACAGCTCGACGATGCCCGGGAGGCGAGCGATATAGATATCTTCGCGAACCAGGTCGAGTGTCACCCCCTCCTCCCCCAGGAGTCCCTGCGAGCCTACGCCGACGAACACGACATCCCGCTGGTTGCCTACTCGCCGCTGGCGCGCGGGGAGGTCTTCGACGTGCCCGAACTCGAAGAGATCGCCGAGAAACACGACGCCAGCGCCGCACAGGTCAGTCTCGCGTGGCTCCGCGAGAAGGGGATCGCGGCGATCCCGAAGGCGACCGGCGAGGAGCACATCCGCGACAACTGGGAGTCCCTGGCGCTCGAACTCGACGCCGAGGACGTCGAGGTCATCGACGGGATCGATACACAGGAACGCCAGGTCGACCCCGATTTCGCCCCCTGGTAG
- a CDS encoding DUF7333 family protein, which produces MEFDLPKTAAVFVALIALGVVGTMPMMGAGTVLMMVLPSMVIFGLLVLAIGVKHGEYRATTR; this is translated from the coding sequence ATGGAGTTCGATCTCCCGAAGACGGCCGCGGTGTTCGTCGCGTTGATCGCCCTCGGCGTCGTCGGGACGATGCCGATGATGGGGGCCGGGACCGTACTCATGATGGTGCTGCCCTCGATGGTGATCTTCGGCCTGCTCGTGCTCGCGATCGGCGTCAAACACGGCGAATACCGCGCAACGACCCGATAA
- a CDS encoding TRAM domain-containing protein, with product MQISDKLLCLFNAELTERDGEYTVEIPDSEIETGSLEPGKTYRVALVSREATETTETETTTNRRPSTEPQPPVEEGEIRYVEIEDIGKQGDGIARVERGYVIIVPGAEIGEQVKVEVSQVKSNFAVGEVIDE from the coding sequence ATGCAAATATCTGATAAGCTCCTGTGTCTGTTCAACGCCGAACTCACCGAACGCGACGGCGAGTACACCGTCGAGATCCCCGACAGCGAGATCGAAACGGGATCGCTCGAACCCGGTAAAACGTACCGCGTCGCGCTTGTCTCCCGCGAGGCGACCGAAACCACGGAAACCGAGACGACCACCAACCGCCGACCCTCCACCGAACCCCAACCGCCGGTCGAGGAGGGCGAGATCCGCTACGTCGAGATCGAGGACATCGGCAAGCAGGGCGACGGCATCGCCCGCGTCGAGCGTGGCTACGTCATCATCGTCCCCGGTGCCGAGATCGGCGAGCAGGTGAAAGTCGAGGTCAGTCAGGTCAAATCGAACTTCGCGGTCGGCGAAGTCATCGACGAATAG
- a CDS encoding YkgJ family cysteine cluster protein: MESLEAELERARGLDVAEIADAIESIGFECTRCGACCTREAEDPHTATVFPDEVRELESEDRQWNDVARPMPYGLDDGEGQTFEWALQTDACGDCVFYEESEGVGACSVHEDRPLICRTYPFSVALAGTSQPMGEAVDSEGMVRAHECEGLGRDISREEAEDLAGALKERAVRELEEAIGVRENYRPVDEPTVVYDSEGPKRSDGREIRGE; the protein is encoded by the coding sequence ATGGAGTCGCTCGAAGCGGAACTCGAACGCGCCCGCGGGCTCGACGTGGCGGAGATCGCCGACGCCATCGAGTCCATCGGCTTCGAGTGCACCCGCTGTGGGGCCTGCTGTACCCGCGAGGCCGAGGACCCACACACCGCGACGGTGTTCCCCGACGAAGTCAGGGAACTGGAGTCCGAGGACCGCCAGTGGAACGACGTCGCCCGCCCCATGCCCTACGGGCTGGACGACGGGGAGGGTCAGACCTTCGAGTGGGCACTGCAGACGGACGCCTGCGGGGACTGTGTCTTCTACGAGGAAAGCGAGGGGGTAGGAGCCTGTTCGGTCCACGAGGACCGGCCGCTGATCTGTCGGACCTATCCGTTCAGCGTGGCGCTCGCGGGAACGAGCCAGCCGATGGGTGAGGCGGTCGATTCGGAGGGGATGGTACGGGCCCACGAGTGTGAGGGACTGGGCCGCGACATCTCGCGGGAGGAGGCCGAGGACCTCGCCGGGGCGCTCAAGGAGCGGGCCGTCCGCGAACTCGAGGAAGCGATCGGCGTGCGCGAGAACTACCGGCCAGTCGACGAGCCGACCGTCGTCTACGATTCGGAGGGCCCGAAGCGGTCGGACGGACGCGAGATCCGCGGCGAATGA
- a CDS encoding MBL fold metallo-hydrolase, with protein sequence MQIDRFSVSTTTRAPTGSTNAYVVGDLLIDPGARTDALDAAVGTADHVAVTHTHPDHVGALAEYADSRTVWALAGHEARFEAATGIEPDETFAVGDRLAGLSVLETPGHAPDHVAFATDGAVLCGDLVMAESSVFVGGDGADMQAYLDSLRRLKEYDPKTLHPGHGDPIDHPKERLDWLIDHRLERERRVRGAVEAGNHTMEAVRDAAYGKDLSGVADLASLTVEAHLKKLVAEGVVEWDGECARI encoded by the coding sequence ATGCAGATCGATCGGTTCTCGGTTTCGACCACCACCCGCGCACCGACCGGTTCGACCAACGCCTACGTCGTTGGCGACCTCCTGATCGATCCCGGCGCGCGCACCGACGCCCTCGACGCCGCCGTCGGGACCGCGGACCACGTCGCGGTCACCCACACGCACCCCGACCACGTCGGCGCGCTCGCCGAGTACGCCGATTCTCGGACTGTGTGGGCGCTGGCGGGCCACGAAGCGCGTTTCGAGGCCGCGACGGGGATCGAACCCGATGAGACGTTCGCCGTGGGGGATCGCCTCGCCGGCCTCTCCGTGCTCGAAACGCCCGGTCATGCCCCGGACCACGTCGCCTTCGCGACCGACGGCGCGGTCCTCTGTGGGGACCTGGTGATGGCGGAGAGCAGCGTCTTCGTCGGCGGTGACGGGGCAGACATGCAGGCGTACCTCGACTCGCTTCGGCGGCTCAAAGAGTACGATCCGAAAACGCTTCACCCGGGCCACGGCGACCCGATCGACCACCCGAAAGAGCGCCTCGACTGGTTGATCGACCACCGGCTGGAGCGCGAACGCCGGGTCCGGGGGGCGGTCGAGGCCGGGAATCACACGATGGAGGCGGTCCGGGATGCGGCCTACGGGAAGGACCTTTCAGGCGTTGCGGATCTCGCCTCGCTGACCGTCGAAGCTCATCTGAAAAAGCTCGTCGCGGAGGGAGTCGTCGAGTGGGACGGCGAGTGCGCCCGGATCTGA
- a CDS encoding winged helix-turn-helix transcriptional regulator has product MGMSTRADSQGRDEASLSEEEYTERLVELPPSAKLVAKVLETDAPLSQGQLAEESLLPDRTVRYALNRLEEVDIVSSRYSFRDARKQVYSLRR; this is encoded by the coding sequence ATGGGTATGAGCACACGTGCGGACAGTCAGGGGAGGGACGAGGCGTCGCTCTCGGAGGAAGAATACACCGAACGCCTCGTCGAACTCCCGCCGAGCGCCAAACTCGTTGCGAAGGTCTTGGAGACCGACGCACCGCTCTCGCAGGGCCAGCTTGCCGAGGAATCGCTGCTGCCCGACCGAACCGTTCGCTACGCGCTGAACCGCCTAGAGGAAGTCGACATCGTCAGCTCCCGATACAGCTTCCGCGACGCGAGAAAGCAGGTCTATTCGCTTCGCCGGTAG
- a CDS encoding PPOX class F420-dependent oxidoreductase: MGEIPEEYEGLFGKKTFAHVATLMEDGTPQVTPVWVDYDGEFVLINTVRGRQKERNLTRDPKIGLSILDPNDPYTYVSIRGEVAEVTEEGAVEHIDSLARRYMDVEEYPYHDGEDAERVIVKIRPERVITGQ; encoded by the coding sequence ATGGGCGAGATACCCGAGGAGTACGAGGGGCTGTTCGGCAAGAAGACGTTCGCACACGTCGCGACGCTGATGGAGGACGGGACGCCACAGGTGACGCCGGTGTGGGTGGATTACGACGGCGAGTTCGTCCTGATCAACACCGTCCGTGGCCGCCAGAAGGAGCGCAACCTGACCCGCGACCCGAAGATCGGCCTGTCGATCCTCGACCCGAACGACCCCTATACGTACGTCTCGATCCGCGGGGAGGTCGCGGAGGTGACCGAGGAGGGCGCAGTCGAGCACATCGACTCGCTGGCCCGGCGGTACATGGACGTCGAGGAGTACCCCTATCACGACGGGGAGGACGCCGAGCGCGTGATCGTCAAGATCCGACCGGAGCGCGTGATCACGGGCCAGTGA
- a CDS encoding class I SAM-dependent methyltransferase — MKGKEWYQAAEVAEEYEDKRFSGGGRLIDRQEKEAVSSALGDLQDKTVLEIACGTGRFSVMLGARGAEVVGLDISDAMLAQGREKARGAGLSERVEFIRGDAARLPFPDDHFDAVLAMRFFHLIPNPDRYLEEIRRVTKGQLVFDTFNTPSTRSIYNWLLPMGSRLYDDEDVRAMLDRTGYELDGTSHDFLLPYGLYRGISRSIADGLYRLESGLRHTDLGDGFASVSYWNAHVRQ, encoded by the coding sequence GTGAAGGGCAAGGAGTGGTACCAAGCGGCCGAGGTCGCCGAGGAGTACGAAGACAAGCGGTTCTCCGGGGGCGGCCGGCTGATCGACCGTCAGGAGAAGGAGGCGGTTAGCTCCGCTCTCGGCGATCTTCAGGACAAAACGGTTCTGGAGATCGCCTGCGGGACAGGCCGGTTTTCGGTGATGCTCGGCGCACGCGGCGCCGAGGTCGTCGGCCTCGACATCTCCGATGCGATGCTCGCGCAGGGCCGCGAGAAGGCCCGCGGGGCGGGTCTCTCCGAGCGCGTCGAGTTCATCCGCGGCGACGCCGCCCGGCTGCCGTTTCCGGACGATCACTTCGACGCGGTGCTGGCGATGCGGTTTTTCCACCTCATCCCCAATCCCGATAGATATCTCGAGGAGATCCGCCGGGTGACGAAGGGACAGCTGGTCTTCGATACGTTCAACACGCCGAGCACACGCTCGATCTACAACTGGCTGTTGCCGATGGGCTCGCGGCTGTACGACGACGAGGACGTCCGTGCGATGCTCGACCGGACGGGCTACGAACTCGACGGCACGAGTCACGACTTTTTGCTGCCCTACGGACTCTACCGAGGGATCTCGCGGTCGATCGCCGACGGACTCTATCGGCTCGAATCGGGCTTGAGACACACCGATCTGGGCGACGGGTTCGCCTCAGTGTCGTACTGGAACGCCCACGTGCGTCAGTGA